The region GCATAACTGAAGTTCGTGCTCTCCGTCTTGGGCAGGAAAAATGGCCGAGCATCTCTTTGAGGACATCTTCCACGTGACCAGGATCGACCCGGATGGCAAGAAGTTCGACAGAGGTATTTGGCCCTGGCTGTTATGCATGGTGAATTTACAGTTGTACTGCGCAGTGCTTTGCTCTGCCCAAATCATGCTGATCATTTATGCCTGTCCATCTCTTGGAGTTAGTTTCTGTTAGCAGTTACATAGCAACATAATTTTTCACAGTTTaagaaaaagcgctaggcgttaattgtgggttttgccaccgccttgcgctcttctgaccaaagcacatgcttatgcACAATTATGTGTAGATTAAGCGCTTGGCCTTTTGAGgtttttactttggaattcatgccTGCCCAGTTCACAGTGCTCTGCAATGTTTGGATCCTGGACTGTTAACACTTAACGTCATAGCGACGCTTGTGCAACCTCGTAGCTGCAGATGATTATACTGAACTGAAACGTTTACCTTTCCACATCGGTGTGCAGTTAATCGCATTGAGGCTAGAAGTGAGCAGTTGGAGATGTACATGCAATTAGATATCGCTACCGATGTCTACCCAATGCATATGGGTGACAAGTTCACCATGGTTTTAGCTCCGACACTGAATCTGGATGGGACTCCAGACACTGGCTACTATACACAGGTAACATTACCTTATTCTTCTTAGAAGCTGATCATGAGATAATTTGGCAACTGAATGGCGTGAACGTGGCTCATTATGTGTGACAGTTGCCTAAAATGTTGTTATTGTCTTACATGGACTTGTCTTCATGGAGGACCCATGTTTAGGGGCTGATACTCAGGAAGCTCATGTTATTTCTTTCCTCCTTTCAGGCTGGTAGGAAAACACTTGCTGACAAGTATGACTATGTAATGCATGGAAAGCTTTACAAGATTTCAGAGGACAATTCCAGCAAGGATAAAGGACCTACTAAAGTGTATGACTTCTCTGAACTCTAGATTAGTGATTTTGTGTGGGTTTTTAATCTTCCAGgatttgatttatgtgatatgtttGAGTAATATATGATTTAATGTGAGATCGATTTCTTACTtccatatagccaatgaagaatttGCCTTATAACCGTGTTGCTGAAGCTCGTGAGTTTGAGAGTACATAATGATTCTCTTATTTTCCCTTCAGCTCCTTAATCCTGGCTTCTTAATGCATCTTCATATAATCCTGTGTGGGTGGGGGAGGGGTGTTGAGATTGCTTGATGCGCGTATTACTGAGTAACTTGGTGAATATACTCCAATATAAAGGCTGTTGTTTGAGATTGCTTCCTTTTGAGTGTTACTGAGTAACCTGATGTATACATGGTCAAAGATAATGGGTGGGTGGGGCAGTTCAAATTGCTATGTGAATGTTACCTAGTAACATGGTGTATATACATGGTCCAAGATAAGGGGTTGGTTTTGGGATTGCTTAATTTGAGTGTTACTGACTAGCCTGATGCTATATACACGGTCCAAGATGAGGCTCGGCTGCTTTCCCTCAAAATGAATGTTATCGCAAATGAGATAATGCCATGGGCTGTTCCCATGTGGAGATCTTTGGTGCAACTCATAGACTCATACAAAGAGCAAAGTTCCATCCGTTGAAGGGCTGATTGAAGGATTTGGTTTTACATATTTGATATTCCAAGTTTATAGTTTGTACTTACTAGAAATATTCTTAAATATTTGCAAAAGGAGCTCATTTTTCTTATGAAACAGATGAAGCAAAATTTATTGATAGGTGTGTTGACGGTCTTTTCTTCTTTTTGAACCATATAAGCATGCTTGGCTAGTTGTATTATGTGAATCACACATTCACACCATGCAGTACAAGTGCAACTAAGAATGCCTATTTTTATATCTCAAACCGA is a window of Triticum dicoccoides isolate Atlit2015 ecotype Zavitan chromosome 2B, WEW_v2.0, whole genome shotgun sequence DNA encoding:
- the LOC119362461 gene encoding DNA-directed RNA polymerases II, IV and V subunit 8B-like; translated protein: MAEHLFEDIFHVTRIDPDGKKFDRVNRIEARSEQLEMYMQLDIATDVYPMHMGDKFTMVLAPTLNLDGTPDTGYYTQAGRKTLADKYDYVMHGKLYKISEDNSSKDKGPTKVEIYASFGGLLMLLKGDPSSAANLELDQRLFLLIRKV